The following coding sequences lie in one Pseudomonas sp. B33.4 genomic window:
- a CDS encoding thiol-disulfide oxidoreductase DCC family protein gives MPSPKNRPTPAPLLNPGESVVLFDGVCKLCNGWARFLIRHDHQRRVRLAAVQSPEGQALLAWAGLPIDQFDTMAVIRDRHYWERSDAFFEVISQLPARWQPLRLLRIFPRGLRDWAYDRIALNRYRLFGKYDTCLLPTPDHEQRFLKTTVPTAES, from the coding sequence ATGCCCAGCCCAAAAAACCGCCCAACCCCCGCCCCGCTCCTCAACCCCGGCGAATCCGTAGTTCTGTTCGACGGTGTCTGCAAACTCTGCAATGGCTGGGCGCGGTTCCTGATCCGCCACGATCATCAGCGTCGCGTACGCTTGGCAGCGGTTCAGTCGCCGGAGGGCCAGGCGTTGCTCGCGTGGGCCGGTCTGCCCATAGATCAATTCGACACCATGGCGGTCATCCGCGACCGCCACTACTGGGAACGATCCGACGCTTTCTTCGAAGTCATCAGCCAACTGCCCGCCCGCTGGCAGCCGTTGCGACTGTTGCGCATCTTCCCTCGTGGTCTACGCGATTGGGCCTACGACCGCATCGCGCTGAACCGCTATCGCCTGTTCGGCAAATACGACACCTGCCTGCTGCCCACTCCAGATCACGAACAGCGTTTCCTGAAAACCACCGTACCTACAGCAGAAAGCTGA
- a CDS encoding saccharopine dehydrogenase family protein translates to MPFRVMVVGGYGNFGSIVCRHLALMPTIGLVLSGRDPRKLQRKVDELNSQSGYVCEGWCGDAMGSEFKAALRALNIQLVVHTGGPFQGQSYAVAESCIDAGVSYCDLADCRTFVNGIHVLDPRAKQAGVAILSGCSSVPTLSSAIIDEQRQRFSRIDSIEHGISSSAKMPGLSTIEGVLAYAGKPIKQLKNGKVHEVSGWLDLTLRKMPQMGMRLLANVDVPDMDIFAGRYGAHTLKFKAGAGLKLGGIANGLLAQALKIGLVRDHALWAARLHRLGTRFERFGDGKSAMYIDVQGLGVDGKPLSMTAQLTALNDKGPEIPSCAAVALATKMAQGYVPTAGARPCVGEISVAEYMAAINDPANLSLSVHFSDGQR, encoded by the coding sequence ATGCCGTTCAGGGTGATGGTGGTCGGTGGTTACGGAAACTTCGGCAGCATTGTGTGCCGGCATCTAGCGCTGATGCCGACCATCGGCCTGGTGCTCTCGGGCCGTGATCCGCGCAAGTTGCAGCGCAAAGTCGATGAGCTGAACAGCCAATCGGGCTACGTCTGCGAAGGCTGGTGCGGCGATGCCATGGGCAGCGAGTTCAAAGCCGCATTGCGGGCTCTGAATATTCAGTTGGTCGTGCACACCGGCGGGCCGTTTCAGGGGCAATCCTATGCCGTCGCCGAGAGCTGCATCGACGCTGGCGTTAGCTACTGCGATCTGGCTGACTGCCGCACGTTCGTCAACGGCATCCACGTTCTCGACCCGCGGGCGAAGCAGGCCGGCGTGGCCATCCTCAGCGGTTGCAGCTCGGTGCCGACATTGTCGTCAGCGATCATCGATGAACAGCGCCAGCGCTTTTCGCGTATCGACTCGATCGAACATGGCATTTCTTCGTCGGCGAAAATGCCCGGGCTGTCGACCATCGAAGGCGTACTGGCTTACGCCGGCAAACCGATCAAGCAACTTAAAAACGGCAAGGTGCACGAGGTGTCGGGCTGGCTGGATTTGACCTTGCGCAAAATGCCGCAGATGGGCATGCGGCTGCTGGCCAACGTCGATGTGCCGGACATGGATATTTTCGCCGGCCGTTATGGCGCGCACACCCTGAAGTTCAAGGCCGGCGCCGGGCTAAAACTCGGCGGCATCGCCAACGGTCTGCTGGCTCAGGCACTGAAGATCGGACTGGTGCGCGACCATGCTCTTTGGGCTGCAAGATTGCATCGCCTCGGTACGCGATTCGAACGTTTCGGCGACGGTAAAAGCGCGATGTACATCGACGTGCAGGGCCTCGGCGTTGACGGCAAACCGCTGTCGATGACCGCGCAACTCACCGCCCTGAACGACAAAGGCCCGGAAATCCCCAGCTGCGCCGCAGTAGCCCTGGCGACAAAAATGGCCCAAGGCTACGTGCCGACCGCCGGCGCCCGACCGTGCGTGGGTGAAATCAGCGTCGCCGAGTACATGGCCGCGATCAACGACCCGGCCAACCTGAGCCTGTCCGTGCATTTTTCGGACGGACAGCGCTGA
- a CDS encoding copper-binding protein: MKLGLIAVFGIAGMLSFAAWAEDMAGMKMEQASQSSAVASAEGTIKAIDPVKHMVTLAHGAVPALQWPPMTMGFSVAEEQLAGFEVGDRVVFSFRVDGGRAAIIDMKK, encoded by the coding sequence ATGAAACTGGGTTTGATTGCGGTTTTCGGGATTGCCGGGATGTTGTCGTTTGCTGCTTGGGCGGAGGACATGGCAGGAATGAAAATGGAGCAGGCGTCGCAGTCGTCCGCTGTTGCGAGTGCTGAGGGGACGATCAAGGCGATTGATCCTGTGAAGCATATGGTAACGCTGGCGCATGGCGCGGTCCCGGCGTTGCAATGGCCGCCGATGACGATGGGGTTTTCAGTGGCGGAGGAGCAGTTGGCAGGGTTTGAGGTTGGGGATCGGGTGGTGTTTTCATTTCGGGTGGATGGGGGGAGGGCAGCGATCATTGACATGAAAAAATGA
- a CDS encoding DUF6124 family protein, giving the protein MFKITPNPPETDPASPYESPDSRKFHEAAERALDYYLTPTRRIMGSDKKHAPMFLANSDYDSESLLVNASESLSSATEMLCNFAALLDPGHRKTALGIAQVVMLGELAVNKALDEVVPVD; this is encoded by the coding sequence ATGTTCAAGATCACGCCGAACCCGCCGGAAACAGATCCGGCCTCCCCGTACGAATCCCCCGATTCCAGGAAATTCCACGAAGCCGCCGAACGCGCCCTCGACTACTACCTCACGCCAACCCGCCGCATCATGGGCAGCGACAAAAAACACGCGCCCATGTTTCTGGCCAATTCCGACTACGACAGTGAGTCCCTGCTGGTTAACGCCAGCGAATCCCTCAGCTCAGCCACCGAAATGCTCTGCAACTTCGCCGCCCTCCTGGACCCTGGCCACCGCAAAACTGCGCTGGGGATTGCGCAAGTGGTGATGCTGGGGGAACTGGCGGTGAATAAAGCACTGGATGAAGTTGTGCCGGTGGATTGA
- a CDS encoding efflux RND transporter periplasmic adaptor subunit, producing the protein MSLKWSGALLAGVAMAVGVVGGYWLAPQRISNVQAAAPEQHLNTANDRKALYWYDPMYPQQKFDKPGKSPFMDMQLVPQYASGSSDQATVSIDPGVAQNLGLRSAAVARGVFDSPLDVTGILAFNERDVAVIQARTPGFVERVYAHAPGDLLKANAALADILVPEWAAAQTEFLALKNNGDRDLLAAARQRLRLTGMPPALIAQVERSGKVQPYLTLTSPIGGVLQELNLRIGMTVAAGETLARVNGLSRVWLAVAVPESEAGTIAAGQSVEAQFPAFPGTRVIGRVSTILPDTNADSRTLRVRVELPNPDGLLKPGLTAQVRLIRSTGQSVLWVPSEAIIRTGRRALVMLAEDVGRYRPVEVQPGQESDGKTVILKGLEEGQKVITSGQFLLDSEASLKGIVAGSEDAKSGGQP; encoded by the coding sequence ATGAGCCTTAAATGGAGCGGGGCATTGCTGGCCGGCGTTGCAATGGCAGTGGGCGTTGTCGGTGGTTACTGGCTGGCGCCTCAACGCATCAGCAACGTGCAGGCCGCTGCGCCTGAGCAGCACCTCAACACGGCGAACGATCGCAAGGCGTTGTACTGGTACGACCCGATGTACCCGCAGCAAAAATTCGACAAGCCAGGCAAGTCGCCCTTCATGGACATGCAACTGGTGCCGCAATATGCCAGTGGCAGCAGCGATCAAGCGACGGTCAGCATCGATCCCGGCGTGGCTCAGAATCTCGGGTTGCGCTCGGCAGCGGTCGCCCGTGGGGTGTTTGACTCGCCTCTCGACGTGACCGGGATCCTCGCTTTCAACGAGCGGGATGTCGCGGTCATCCAGGCCCGCACTCCGGGCTTTGTCGAGCGGGTTTACGCCCATGCGCCAGGTGATCTGCTCAAAGCCAACGCGGCGTTGGCGGATATTCTGGTGCCCGAGTGGGCGGCGGCGCAGACCGAGTTCCTGGCACTCAAAAACAATGGTGATCGCGATTTGCTCGCTGCGGCGCGCCAGCGCTTACGGCTCACCGGGATGCCCCCGGCATTGATTGCGCAGGTCGAGCGCAGCGGTAAGGTCCAGCCTTACCTGACGTTGACCAGCCCGATTGGCGGCGTGTTGCAAGAGCTCAACCTGCGGATCGGCATGACCGTGGCGGCGGGCGAGACGCTGGCGCGGGTCAATGGTTTGAGCCGTGTCTGGCTGGCGGTGGCCGTTCCCGAATCAGAGGCTGGCACCATCGCCGCGGGCCAGTCGGTTGAGGCGCAATTCCCGGCCTTTCCCGGAACCAGGGTCATAGGCAGGGTCAGCACCATTCTGCCGGACACCAATGCGGACAGTCGCACCTTGCGCGTCCGCGTCGAACTGCCCAATCCGGACGGGCTCCTCAAGCCCGGTTTGACGGCGCAAGTACGCTTGATTCGTTCAACCGGGCAGAGTGTGTTGTGGGTGCCGAGCGAGGCGATCATTCGCACTGGCCGACGTGCCCTGGTGATGCTTGCCGAAGACGTCGGCCGCTATCGTCCCGTGGAGGTGCAACCGGGGCAGGAGAGCGATGGCAAAACCGTCATTCTCAAAGGCCTCGAAGAGGGCCAGAAAGTCATCACGTCGGGGCAGTTCCTGCTCGACTCAGAGGCCAGTCTCAAAGGCATCGTCGCCGGTTCTGAAGACGCGAAATCGGGAGGTCAGCCATGA
- a CDS encoding acyltransferase, with product MGAYRLLLAVLVAVSHMGKLFMGFNPGVVAVISFLLISGFVMTSLIERNYKAPEKIGRFYLDRALRLYPQFLFYFIASCTVIYFLLPGTPQWAELTFRNIAANLAIVPLGFYMFGASGTWIVPPAWSLGLEMCFYLVIPFLLIYRARGVAFALSVAVFIPACLGFINTDYYGYRLLPGVLFVFLCGSYLYKPQAKGLAIAAGTAVAAALIFVAIMAGWIERRPSNAEVAAGIALGIPAVYWLSKLKFHRIDELLGNISYGVFLNHFVVIYFLHGLWPITYFDWHKVATVLVLSFLLSGVSYYCVERPALTLRHALRAGSKDRVREIQEGEATA from the coding sequence GTGGGAGCCTATCGTCTGCTGTTGGCCGTTCTGGTCGCTGTTTCGCATATGGGCAAGTTGTTCATGGGGTTCAACCCGGGCGTGGTTGCGGTGATTTCCTTCCTGCTCATCAGTGGTTTCGTCATGACCTCATTGATCGAGCGCAACTACAAGGCGCCCGAAAAAATCGGTCGGTTCTACCTGGACCGGGCCTTGCGTCTTTACCCGCAATTCCTGTTCTACTTCATCGCTTCTTGTACGGTGATCTATTTCCTGCTGCCCGGCACGCCACAGTGGGCCGAACTGACCTTCAGAAACATCGCCGCGAACCTCGCGATCGTGCCCCTCGGTTTCTATATGTTCGGCGCGAGCGGAACGTGGATTGTGCCTCCGGCCTGGTCGCTCGGCCTGGAGATGTGCTTCTACCTGGTGATCCCGTTCCTGCTCATCTACAGAGCACGGGGCGTGGCCTTCGCCTTGTCCGTTGCAGTCTTTATCCCGGCGTGCCTTGGCTTCATCAACACCGACTATTACGGCTACCGTTTGTTGCCGGGCGTCCTGTTTGTATTCCTCTGCGGCAGTTACCTCTACAAACCGCAAGCGAAGGGTTTGGCGATCGCCGCAGGCACCGCTGTGGCGGCAGCATTGATCTTTGTGGCGATTATGGCGGGCTGGATCGAACGCCGGCCGTCCAACGCTGAAGTAGCCGCCGGCATTGCGCTGGGCATCCCCGCGGTGTACTGGTTGTCGAAGCTCAAGTTTCACAGGATTGACGAATTGCTGGGGAACATCAGCTACGGCGTGTTCCTGAATCACTTCGTGGTGATTTACTTCCTGCACGGGCTTTGGCCGATCACCTATTTCGATTGGCACAAGGTCGCAACGGTGCTGGTGCTGTCGTTCTTGCTGAGTGGCGTTTCGTACTACTGCGTCGAGCGGCCGGCATTGACGCTTCGGCATGCGCTTCGGGCCGGATCGAAGGATCGAGTGAGGGAAATCCAGGAAGGTGAGGCAACAGCTTGA
- a CDS encoding TolC family protein — translation MNSKCCCTGWSLVAGLLASVLALPSLAAALTLDEALRLAENTAPSLAAQDAKIQAASSAAVPAGELPDPKLIAGLQNYPIGGPDRWSVNDDFMTMQMVGVRQDMLNADKRKARIDVANAGVDRAAAERQVERLNVRQATALAWISSYSVERKDALFQDFYKENRLLSDTVRAQIAGGLAQPADAVTPKQEAAQLAEQQDDLIRQRAQARAALKRWIGPAANETPVGSLPQWPINNSGLSHKLQHHPELAAYGPMTREAQARVREAQAEKKSDWSWEVDYQHRDRQFGDMVSVQLSWDLPLFAQTRQNPKIAAREAEVNQLESEREALSREHTEQLESALADYERLNRAVQRNAQSLVPLAKEKVELNMASYRAGKIDLNALVAARRELIEARLKQIDVEEQRALTSARLYFAYGEVSQ, via the coding sequence ATGAACTCCAAGTGCTGTTGCACAGGTTGGTCCCTCGTGGCCGGGCTGCTGGCAAGCGTGCTGGCCTTGCCGAGCCTCGCTGCCGCTTTGACGCTAGATGAAGCCTTGCGACTGGCGGAAAACACCGCACCATCGCTGGCGGCGCAGGATGCAAAGATTCAGGCTGCCAGCAGTGCGGCTGTTCCAGCGGGGGAATTACCCGACCCGAAGCTGATTGCCGGCCTGCAGAACTATCCCATCGGCGGCCCGGACCGCTGGAGTGTCAACGACGACTTCATGACCATGCAAATGGTCGGGGTCAGGCAAGACATGCTCAATGCTGACAAACGCAAGGCGCGCATCGACGTAGCCAACGCTGGTGTCGATCGTGCTGCCGCCGAGCGTCAGGTCGAACGCCTGAACGTTCGCCAGGCCACGGCGCTGGCCTGGATCAGCAGCTATTCGGTGGAACGCAAGGACGCGCTGTTTCAGGACTTCTATAAAGAGAATCGCCTGCTGAGCGACACCGTCCGCGCGCAGATTGCCGGGGGGCTTGCGCAACCGGCCGATGCCGTGACACCGAAGCAGGAAGCGGCGCAACTGGCCGAGCAGCAGGACGATCTGATTCGCCAGCGTGCCCAGGCACGCGCGGCACTGAAACGCTGGATCGGTCCGGCTGCCAACGAAACGCCGGTGGGCAGTCTGCCGCAGTGGCCGATCAATAATTCAGGCCTGTCTCATAAGCTGCAACACCATCCTGAGTTGGCCGCGTACGGGCCGATGACCCGCGAAGCGCAAGCCAGGGTGCGCGAGGCGCAGGCGGAGAAAAAGTCCGACTGGAGTTGGGAGGTGGATTATCAGCATCGCGACCGGCAGTTTGGCGACATGGTCAGCGTGCAACTGTCCTGGGATCTGCCGCTGTTTGCGCAGACCCGACAGAACCCGAAAATCGCCGCGCGAGAAGCGGAAGTCAACCAACTCGAATCCGAGCGCGAAGCCTTGTCACGCGAGCACACCGAGCAACTGGAAAGTGCGCTGGCTGACTATGAACGGCTGAATCGCGCGGTCCAGCGCAATGCGCAAAGTCTGGTGCCGCTGGCCAAAGAGAAAGTCGAACTGAACATGGCCAGCTACCGCGCCGGCAAAATCGATTTGAATGCGCTTGTCGCTGCCCGCCGAGAACTCATCGAGGCTCGTCTTAAGCAGATCGACGTGGAGGAGCAGCGAGCGCTGACCAGCGCACGGCTCTACTTTGCCTACGGGGAGGTCAGCCAATGA
- a CDS encoding efflux RND transporter permease subunit, with translation MIAALIRWSVANRFLVLLATLFVTAWGVWSVQSTPVDALPDLSDVQVIIRTPYAGQAPQIVENQVTYPLATTMLSVPGAKTVRGYSFFGDSFVYVLFEDGTDLYWARSRVLEYLSQIQSRLPASAKPALGPDATGVGWIYQYALVDRTGGHDLAQLRALQDWFLKFELKTLPNVAEVATVGGMVKQYQVQLEPLKMASLGITQSQIAAAIGKANQETGGAVLEMAESEFIVRASGYLKSLDDFRAIPLKLGAGGVPVTLGDVATIHLGPEMRRGISELDGEGEAVGGVVILRSGKNARDTIAAVKNKLDELKSSLPAGVEIVTTYDRSKLIDRAVENLSHKLLEEFIVVALVCGIFLWHLRSSLVAIISLPVGVLIAFIVMRYQGLNANIMSLGGIAIAIGAMVDAAVVMIENAHKKIEAWHAANPGEELQGERHWQVMTDAAAEVGPALFFCLLIITLSFIPVFTLEAQEGRLFGPLAFTKTYAMAAAAGLSVTLVPVLMGYWIRGRIPGEQQNPLNRWLIRIYQPALDAVLRRPKITLLAALLVFVSALWPMSRLGGEFLPPLDEGDLLYMPSALPGLSAQKAAQLLQQTDRLIKTVPEVAHVFGKAGRAETATDPAPLEMFETTISFKPHEQWRAGMTPEKLVEELDRVVRVPGLTNIWIPPIRNRIDMLATGIKSPIGVKVAGTNLAEIDAVTQAVEGVAKNVSGVSSALAERLTGGRYIDVDIDRKTAARYGLNIADVQAIVAGAIGGENVGETIEGLARFPINLRYPREWRDSPGALERLPIYTASGLQISLGTVARITITDGPPMLKSENARPSGWVYIDVRGRDIASVVADLRHAVNEQVKLQPGMSLSYSGQFEFLERANARLKLVVPATLLIIFVLLYLTFTRFDEALLIMATLPFALTGGAWFLYLLGYNLSVATGVGFIALAGVSAEFGVIMLLYLKNAWAERIDLGDTSERALVAAIREGAVQRVRPKAMTVAVIIAGLLPILLGSGSGSEVMSRIAAPMVGGMVTAPLLSLFVIPAAYRLMRRRGVAVERVINEGEAV, from the coding sequence ATGATCGCTGCTCTTATTCGCTGGTCCGTCGCCAATCGTTTTCTGGTGCTGCTGGCGACGCTATTTGTCACCGCGTGGGGCGTCTGGTCGGTGCAGAGCACGCCTGTCGATGCGCTGCCGGACCTGTCCGACGTGCAAGTCATCATCCGCACGCCCTATGCGGGACAAGCCCCGCAGATCGTCGAGAACCAGGTGACCTATCCATTAGCGACCACCATGCTCTCGGTGCCGGGGGCGAAAACCGTGCGCGGTTACTCGTTCTTTGGCGACAGCTTTGTCTATGTGCTGTTCGAGGACGGTACGGATCTTTACTGGGCGCGTTCGCGGGTGCTCGAGTACCTGAGCCAGATCCAGAGTCGACTACCGGCGAGTGCCAAACCGGCATTGGGGCCGGATGCCACAGGGGTTGGCTGGATCTATCAGTACGCGCTGGTGGATCGCACCGGTGGGCATGATCTGGCGCAACTGCGCGCACTGCAGGACTGGTTCCTCAAGTTCGAGCTGAAAACGCTGCCCAATGTCGCGGAAGTGGCCACGGTCGGCGGCATGGTCAAGCAGTATCAGGTGCAACTTGAACCGCTGAAAATGGCCAGCCTCGGTATCACGCAGAGCCAGATAGCCGCAGCGATCGGCAAAGCCAATCAGGAAACCGGTGGTGCGGTGCTGGAGATGGCCGAATCCGAGTTCATCGTACGGGCGTCCGGTTACCTGAAGTCGCTCGATGATTTTCGCGCGATCCCGCTCAAACTCGGCGCCGGCGGCGTACCGGTGACGTTGGGCGATGTAGCGACGATTCATTTGGGCCCGGAAATGCGCCGTGGCATCAGCGAACTCGACGGCGAAGGCGAGGCGGTCGGTGGCGTGGTGATTTTGCGCAGCGGCAAGAACGCCCGGGACACCATTGCAGCAGTCAAAAACAAACTCGACGAACTGAAAAGCAGCCTGCCGGCCGGTGTTGAAATCGTCACCACCTACGATCGCAGCAAGCTGATCGATCGCGCGGTCGAAAACCTCAGCCACAAACTGCTCGAAGAGTTCATCGTCGTGGCACTGGTGTGCGGGATCTTTCTGTGGCACTTGCGCTCATCGCTGGTGGCGATCATTTCCCTGCCGGTGGGCGTGCTGATTGCCTTTATCGTCATGCGCTATCAGGGCCTCAACGCCAACATCATGTCGTTGGGCGGGATCGCCATTGCCATCGGTGCGATGGTCGACGCCGCCGTGGTCATGATCGAGAACGCGCATAAAAAAATCGAGGCGTGGCATGCGGCCAATCCGGGCGAGGAACTGCAGGGTGAGCGGCATTGGCAGGTGATGACCGACGCGGCGGCAGAAGTCGGCCCCGCGCTGTTCTTTTGCCTGTTGATCATCACGCTGTCGTTCATCCCGGTGTTCACACTCGAAGCGCAGGAGGGTCGGTTGTTCGGGCCGTTGGCGTTTACCAAGACCTACGCCATGGCGGCAGCGGCTGGTTTGTCAGTGACGCTGGTGCCGGTACTGATGGGTTACTGGATACGCGGACGCATTCCCGGTGAACAGCAGAACCCTTTGAATCGCTGGCTGATCCGGATCTACCAACCTGCGCTGGACGCGGTGCTTCGTCGTCCAAAAATCACCTTGCTGGCAGCACTATTGGTGTTCGTCAGTGCGCTGTGGCCAATGTCGCGTTTGGGTGGCGAGTTTCTCCCGCCGCTGGACGAGGGCGATCTGCTTTATATGCCGTCGGCTTTGCCTGGGCTGTCGGCGCAGAAGGCCGCGCAATTGCTGCAACAGACCGATCGCCTGATCAAGACCGTGCCCGAAGTGGCGCACGTCTTCGGCAAGGCCGGCCGCGCCGAAACGGCCACGGACCCGGCGCCGCTGGAGATGTTCGAAACCACCATTTCGTTCAAGCCCCACGAGCAATGGCGCGCCGGGATGACCCCGGAGAAACTGGTGGAGGAACTCGACCGCGTGGTGCGTGTGCCCGGTTTGACCAACATCTGGATTCCGCCGATTCGCAACCGCATCGACATGTTGGCCACCGGTATCAAAAGCCCCATTGGGGTAAAAGTCGCTGGCACCAACCTCGCCGAAATCGACGCCGTCACCCAAGCGGTCGAGGGCGTCGCGAAAAACGTCTCCGGCGTCAGTTCCGCACTGGCCGAACGGCTGACCGGCGGGCGCTACATCGACGTTGATATCGACCGCAAAACGGCGGCCCGCTACGGCTTGAACATCGCCGATGTGCAAGCCATCGTTGCCGGCGCCATCGGCGGTGAAAACGTCGGAGAAACCATTGAAGGCCTCGCGCGTTTCCCGATCAACCTGCGTTACCCACGCGAGTGGCGGGACTCGCCGGGTGCCCTGGAACGATTGCCGATCTACACCGCATCAGGCCTGCAGATCAGCCTCGGCACCGTCGCCAGAATCACCATCACCGACGGCCCCCCGATGCTCAAAAGCGAAAACGCCCGACCCTCAGGCTGGGTGTACATCGACGTGCGCGGACGGGACATCGCCTCGGTCGTCGCCGATCTGCGCCATGCCGTCAACGAACAGGTCAAATTGCAGCCCGGCATGAGCCTCAGCTACTCGGGCCAGTTCGAGTTCCTCGAAAGGGCCAACGCACGCCTCAAACTGGTAGTCCCGGCGACGCTGTTGATCATCTTCGTGCTGCTCTACCTGACCTTCACCCGCTTCGACGAAGCTCTGCTGATTATGGCCACGCTGCCGTTCGCACTGACGGGCGGCGCGTGGTTTCTCTATCTGCTTGGCTACAACCTGTCGGTCGCCACCGGCGTCGGCTTCATCGCCCTGGCCGGCGTTTCCGCCGAGTTCGGTGTGATCATGTTGCTCTACTTGAAGAATGCCTGGGCTGAGCGCATAGACCTCGGCGACACCTCCGAGCGCGCACTGGTCGCAGCCATTCGCGAAGGCGCCGTGCAACGAGTGCGACCCAAGGCCATGACGGTGGCGGTGATCATCGCCGGGTTGTTGCCCATTCTGCTGGGGAGTGGATCGGGGAGTGAAGTGATGAGCCGTATAGCTGCGCCGATGGTGGGTGGGATGGTCACGGCACCGTTGCTTTCGTTGTTTGTGATTCCGGCGGCGTATCGGTTGATGCGTCGGCGGGGGGTGGCTGTTGAACGTGTCATTAATGAAGGGGAGGCTGTATGA
- a CDS encoding DUF2269 domain-containing protein translates to MLYLCLKYLHIIAAIFLFGFGMGSYLYLIAASRTRNPQVIAHVARMVVRFDTWITTPAGFVQIISGYLLMRISGLSMSTEWVLTSLIIFLCVGSLWLPVLLLQKRLHAMAASASEVGSGLDEQYQAVYRKWFWMGVLGFTGMFVIVLMMVTKMTPVQLFSFLL, encoded by the coding sequence ATGCTCTATCTGTGCCTGAAGTACCTGCACATCATCGCCGCGATCTTCCTGTTCGGTTTCGGTATGGGCTCCTACCTCTACCTGATCGCCGCCAGCCGCACGCGCAACCCGCAAGTGATTGCTCACGTCGCGCGCATGGTCGTGCGCTTCGACACTTGGATCACCACCCCGGCGGGGTTTGTGCAGATCATCAGCGGTTATCTGTTGATGCGAATTTCGGGGTTGTCGATGAGCACCGAGTGGGTACTGACTTCGTTGATCATTTTCCTGTGCGTCGGCTCGCTGTGGCTGCCGGTGTTGCTGTTGCAGAAGCGGCTGCATGCGATGGCAGCGAGTGCGAGCGAGGTGGGGTCGGGGCTTGATGAACAATATCAAGCGGTTTACCGCAAATGGTTCTGGATGGGCGTGCTCGGTTTTACCGGGATGTTTGTCATCGTGTTGATGATGGTGACGAAGATGACACCGGTGCAGTTGTTCAGCTTTCTGCTGTAG